GACAAAATATATGAAATACAAAAGTATGCTTCACTACTTCTGTTGTTGCATACAAAGCATTTAGACTTTAAGGTTCCTTGTTGGTATTATTATAAGTTAACTAATAATGACCCCCTGTGTACATCTCTAGCATGGCAAAAGAGTATGCATATCTATTAGCGAGTAATAAAGGCGCACAAAGtcatactccatccgttcctaAATATTTGCATTGTCACTATTAACTTTTGGACATGACATTTGACTATTCATCTTATTCAAGACAAAGACAAAGTAtgtaaatatatattttttggatTGTGTCTTGTTTTATCATTAAAGATATTTTAACCATGACTTAGTATGCTCAATGGTGATAAACATTTAGGAACAAAGGAAGTATATGCTAATAAAACATAGTATGCTCAAAGAACACTAAAGCACATTTACTAGGACCAGTGGCGGATGCGGCCCCTGAGCTTAGGAGGagctccctcttcttcctcctccttccctccttCTCTTGTGGACTACTAAAGAAACTCACCACTGGACTATTTTTTAACTTGTGGTTCAACCGTTTAGACCAATGAACAAGTAAATCGAGCACCAGAGCATGCTACACACTGAAGTACTTCTTCATCACTGAATATGGTAATATTGAAAGATAAATCTCCCTCTGCCAAAACTGGAAGTCGATCTATTTATGCATGTGTTAATTGATCAATATGTCCTGTCGCATAATTAATACACTAGACCACACACATGATGACATGAAAAGAAATGGCACAAAGAAAGCTACTGGCTGGCTAGCAACGCGCGTGTATATCATATATGCATAATGTAATCGAAAACTAGCTAGCTGGTGCTTGAATAGTAATAAAATAAGGCAAGCATGTATACTTCGTATTAGTTCATCGTTTATTATATACCAGCTCTTCGGCGAGGTCAACGGCGGCGTCATGGTAGCTCGTCTTCTTCCCCTGGCTGCTGCCGCAGAACACGCAAATCTTCTTGAACCTGCTGGGCTGCATCATCTTTCTCATGGCCGCCCCGCTCTAACTCTCTCTAGTCCATGCTCTCCTGCACGCCTTATATATAGCGGTTTGAGAGGCGCCGCGTGCGTCAGATTGAGGGCATGCGTGCACAATTCAAAGAATGTTTACCTACAAGGTTAGCTACTTTAACTGCAAGGCCGGATGAGACATATTTCTTAACTTTGACCTGGTTTTAAACCGTCTCTTTTCTCTAAACATCCTAAATGCATCTCCTATATCCACTATTACATAACACCCCCTTGCATATCAATTTAATTATCCGTGCCGTTGTGAATAGAATAAGTAGGGATATAATATCATTGTCGTCTCTAAGGCCTAGTAGGGCCATGCGGGATTGCCAAATTTAAGGCCATCGCCCCTGTTCCTAATGTAGCTTCCACTTCGATCTCTCATCTCTCTCTAGCTCGGTCCATATTTTTTGAAGGAAAACTATAGGAGAATTCTCCGAACACTTCATTTCTATACTTTAAGTATCGCTATCGGAAAAATGGGTATTAGTTTGGGAACTGATACAAAGAAATCAAGACTAAAAGTCTtagtctttagtaccgggtctaatcTATTAAGCAAATgtattactgtagcaacacattgtcaaatcatagattaattaggcttaatagattcatctcgtcgtttagattcgtcttatgtaatgggttttgtaaatagtctacgtttaatactcctaattagtatctaaacatttgatgtgacgggtgctaaaaataagtcagtggaagaaaacggggtcTAAGATCGAGGGCCGCTCACATGATCACATCACGCCTGACGTTGTGCAGGCACCTGGAAACATCTGCCGACTACTGTCGTCTACCAGCTGCAACGCTGCTACCCGCGCGCCCGGTTTACCTTTACTTGACCCATCTTAAAGTCGCTGCACCAGCTACTCCTGAAACCAGATCTGAATTGAAACACGACAGGCACGTACGCTCTGAAGAAGACTGCCTACAAGTGAAAGGTGGCGATTACTGATTGGAGTTGGCCTGTGCGTACGAGCTGTTCGGAAATCAGAACCATGTATGCAAACCTTAGAGTCTAGAGACCAAAACATATGGAGTAGTAATTTTATTTTGGATGAAGGAAGCTTCAATAAAGTTTTAGGCTCTGCAACAAGCCGGAGGTATATGCAGCCATTACAAAAGAatgaaaaaagaatgaaattCACCACATTTTGTGCATATTGAACTTAAACTCATCATATATAGCTCAAAACCACCTATCAATTCGACATTCTAATCGTAACTAGAACACCTCACACAAGTCTTCAAACTCCAGCAGTCCGCCTCCACCGATGTATCAACCAGTAGCACGTGAAGATGACCGACAGCCATAAACTGCGACGAATGAAGCAAAGCAACCAAATTTGCACGCCTGCTGCCTTGCCGCCTGCATTTCGCGAGTATCGGTGTCGCCATGCCACCCGGTCGCAACTCAATCCTTGATCCAGAGATGTTTAGCGTTTTCCGAGATGGGTGTCTACAGGAGTTCGCCTGCAAATGAAAACTTTGGAATTCCTTCTTCTGGGCTGCACGAGACATGATGTAGATGGGTTGCCAGATAACCGGACAGACGACGGTGGGCGAGGTGAGGCCAGTCGAGGACATGCGTCAAAGGTTGCCGGTGATCCCGGGGAAATCCCTGCCCGCAGGTGAGGTTTTCGTGTCGTTGTTCACATAAATACTGCCAGGCGCTCAGGCCAGGATAACTGACTGCGTCATCACCAGTAGTCCTGCCTCTGGCCTTCCATGATTTGACCCGTGCCTTAGAACTTGAGCAACTCCGTTTGAACCTTATTACGGTGGTGGGTTTGGTTCCGGGGAGCGGACGGGGTCCGACGATCCCACCTCGTCCCATATTTGGTTTAGAGACAGGTGGAACAGGAACATACCTATAAGGGAATATACCTTTCAGATGCGAGATGCTCCTGTCTCACGAAAatgagcggacgggggcatcccactttgCCCCCGTCACGCGTTGTCTGCCGCCGTTTGCCGGTGTGCGAGATGGCTGAGCGGAAGGGAGGGGAGCTCGAGCTCCGCCATGGCCGTGGATGAGCCCGCGGCATCGCCGACGTAGCCCGAGGGGATGGTGGGAGCGGTGTGGCGCGGCGAGCCTGCGAGCAagactgccgccgccgccggagcctgaGGGGAGGATGGGTggggcggcgcggagcggcGAGCCCCAAGGCAAGGCTGCCGCCACTGCCTCCGTCGGAGCTCGAGGGGAGGGTGGGGGTGGCACGATGAGCCCGAGGGGAGGAATCGAGCGTGCGGAGCCGTTCAAGAAGAAGAGCATGGTGGAGAAGATACggttgaggaaaaaaaagaaaaaagatgacACGTGGGTCGCACCAGAAGCTGCAGCTAATGGTGTTACCAAAGCTATCCATCCCTTATTTTTAATCCCTCATACTAAATAAAGAACTGGAAGGGATCCATCCCTCTTAACCAAATACCATATGGGATGATCTCATCTCAAAAAATAGGGACGGCACATCCTATCCCTTCTTATCTCCAAACCAAATACACCCTTATGCTTTAGGCTGGCAGAGGTGTTGAAGTATGGTAAATGGAGAAAGTACGGTGCAACTCTGGTAGAGCTGTCTAAACCGACAATCTATGATGCTAGATTTATTATTAGCATGGAGCAACTTAACTAGATTAGCTCTTTCCCTTAATTTTCAATAAACAAATGGAGAAAGCAGGTGTACGCAAAGCGCATATATATTCGCGTTCCTTTGCCGGTATAAATAATTGTGTGATTTGTGATGCAACTAGCATGGCGGCGTAAATCTTTTATTACTGCTGCCGATGGTCATTAGTTGACATTCGTTGTGTTAGTTAATAGCTGACTGATTAATAGTGGCTTAGTGGGGTATTGTTATAAGTAAAATGGTCAGCAAAGGGATGTCATCACCCGTTAAGAGGTCTCGGAGACGCTCAGGTTCAACACGTGAAATTTTCTCATGAACTCATTCTccactttctttctttcatcaaGTGAACTGTGCTATGTGCTGAGTTCACGTATGATTGATTGCCTGTAACTAGTGTTAATTTACATGGCATTTGTGATAGTTCATGAAATATGCATCAAACACTACGTCAAAAATGATTTGTGCTGACACGTCGAAATTAACGTGCTAGCGGGCAGAAttagcacccaccagcacaaaagTGATCAGGACGGTCGGGTtagtgcccgccagcacaaatgggaATGGGCCCTTAGGTAGCTCGTCAGCATTGAGCTCACTGCACCTCCCTTTATCTTATCTCTCCATGAGCCTCCCATCCTTATCTTTATTTTATATCCTTATCTCCAGGAGCTTTCGGTGGGCGACGTGAGCAACTCCTTTGGCAGGCtgtggcgggcggcagcaggcggcttcgacgggcggcggtggcggtgagaGCGGTGAGCGGCTTCGGCGGGAGTGGCTGCTTCGGCGGGCGACGGGGTCTCCAGGAGCTGTGGGAGCGGCGGCTTCGGCGGGCAGCTGGTGGGCGCGGCTGCGGGCACCGGCGGGGGACGGGGTCTCAGTCtccgggagcgggagcggcgggtcTCCAAGAACGGTGGGCTCcgacgacgagcggcggcgcggccgcgatTTCGGTGCTGCTTTTTTTTATTGTCCAAAAATATCTGTGTTGGCAAGTTACCTAAGCACCCGCCAGTGCAAATGCAACTGTACTGGCGGGTGGATACCCATCAGTACAGAGATCATTTGTGCTGACAGTGAGTTGCTGGTGGGTGCGGAACCCACCAACAGAAATTGGTTTTGACCGTCAGCAAAATTTGTTTGTGGCATACTGAAAATTTGATGGAATACCAGCATACTTACTCCCAACGCTAAGATAAGAAATCCACTAATTAAGCATTCAACGAGGCACTCTTTAGGTTGGCTTTTGTTGAACGTTGAAGGCTGCTACAACATTAATCGACCTGACCGCATGTGTTTGGGAAGGCGTTATCAGCCCTAGCGCTCCGCCGCATCATCCTCAATGGCCATGCATGCAAATAAGATGatgtcgttttagttttttagattCATGAATTTTATTATATACTTAGACATAtcttatatctagatgcataataatactAGTAAAGacaaaatgatttataatttggaatggaggaaatTAGGCAGGCATGTAACTGATGCTACCACAATCCGTCGAGTTGATAGCTAAATGGTGGCTGTTGCCTCGTTCAGAACAGATCAGAGCGACATAAGAGGAAGGCTATATTGAGTGTTGACTTCATTGTTCTATGCAACTTGTGGTTGGAAATGCAACGCCCGACTATTCTGAGCTGTGAAAATGACGAGCATTCAGCTGTGTGCATCAGAGCCGAGCAACAGACATTTGATTGGTGGGGTGGTTGTGAGTTTATTGGTGGCATGTGGACCCAGGGCCCAGGGGGGAGAGACGACCATCCAGAAAAGAAGCCCACGAGACACTGCGTCGGCACCCCGCAACAACCCGGCCCAGAAGACGAAGGGGAGACCACGGGCCGCGACGCGCACCGAGCAACACGCCTCCGATAACGTATCGCCCACAATCCTCCACGTCTCCCGCACCTGCCTTTATTGCTCGCCTGCACTGCACATCCCTATCCCCTCTACTCCGATCCCCCGCTCGCCGCCTTCGCATCCGGCACAACCCCCACCTCGTCTTCTCCCCCTCTAAACCCACGCCTCTTCccccgccgccatggccatgcGGGTGGTGCGGGACCTGGACCTGGAGCGGTACGCGGGGCGGTGGTACGAGATCGCGTGCTTCCCGTCCACGTTCCAGCCCAAGACGGGCACCAACACGCGCGCCACCTACACGCTCAACCCGGACGGCACCGTCAAGGTGCTCAACGAGACGTGGaccgacggccgccgcggccacatCGAGGGCACCGCCTGGCGCGCCGACCCGGCCAGCGACGAGGCCAAGCTCAAGGTCCGCTTCTACGTGCCGCCCTTCCTCCCCATCATCCCCGTCACCGGCGACTACTGGGTGCTCCACATCGACGGCGACTACCAGTACGCGCTCGTCGGACAGCCTTCCAGGAAGTACCTCTGGGTGCGTGCTGATTCCCCCTCCGTTCTCCATCCATTCAATTGACGTTCTCCTTTCCCGGTGTTTAGTACGCATCGATCTGTGGCTGACCTGCGTTTGCTTGTGCGCCGCCGCAGATCCTGTGCAGGCAGCCGCACATGGACGAGGCCGTGTACAACGAGCTGGTGGAGCGGGCCAAGGAGGAAGGATACGACGTGTCCAAGCTCCGCAAGACGGCGCACCCCGACCCGCCGCCGGAGAGCGAGGAGAGCCCCAGGGACGGCGGGATGTGGTGGATCAAGTCCATCTTTGGCAAGTAGTGCATGGGTGCTGCCCGCTGCGGCGCCGACCAGGCGGCGAGATGGCCGTGACGGTGTTCAGAATCAGAGTCCGGTGTTACCACTAGTTACTGCCGTCGTTTACGGTTTACCGCGTGTACATTCAGTACTGTACATCAGGATCGAGTTcgttcgtcgtcgtcgctgccgccATCTTGCAAATGGCGAGCATGTGTCTGTTAGGTTGGTGTTGCAGTTTGAATTAAACTTGGGCTTGGAGTGGATGCTTAAGATTTGAATACTACTAGCATTTTGTGGTGATGTCGCATTGCCCGGAATTCTTTACCAGTTTGAGTGTTTGACGGAGACGGACAGGATTTGCGGacgtcctcctcctctactCCGGCGACCGACGGTGTCGCGCCATGCGGGTCACACGGTGTGATGCGTGGAGGTGCGGCGGCCGACGTGTGCCGTGCCCGTGGCGACAGCCGTCAAGGAGCGTGGCACGCATGGGCACGGCGTGAGCCGGCTAGCCGGACTGGCAAGTGCAGGGCGCGCGCGACGTGTGAGGGGTGATGTTCTAGGCACGCCATGTCGTCAAAGTGTCTGCTGACTGTTATGGTTTAATTTGCTTGTCAAATATTTCGGGCAAAATTTTGGCGATGCAATTTTGTttacaaaatcaaacaaagcCCGTAGCTCTGCTCGAACACTCGCTCTGAAATCCCCATCGGATTCGGGCGTGACGCGGCCGACGTGTGCCGTGCCCGTGGCGACAGCGGTCGAGGAGCGCGACACGCGTGGGCATGGCGTGCCCAGCGCGAGCCAGCCAGCTAGCCGGAGTGCCGGACTGGCAAGGGCGGAACGAGCGCGACGTATAAGCTTTTATGTGCTGTTAAACTAGTCATGGTCAAGATGTGTGTTATGGTTTCGCTACTCAAACATTTTGGCCAACAGCTAACAAGGGAAAAAAAGGGAGCAAATGGTGCTTGGAAAAACTGTAGCAATCGTTTGTCGAGGCACGTTTGTTCACGAATCAAAAGGACGTAGCTCTGCTCGGACACACTAGCTTATTGCCTGGAGTCACAACAATAGTGTCCAAACGAGATTTTGAATCTCGTTTTTAACTCCAAAATGTGAATACTCACATGCATGCGTAGCATAATTTGATCCCAAAGTTTATGCCACGGGAAATCTAATCTCCATCGTTGGATTCGGCGTGCCATCTGAACTTTCTCACGCAGCCCAGCTAGCCTCGCTTTTGCTCCCAACAAACACAACCCAGCCCAACTCCGCTCTCGGAAGGAAAAGGGAGCCCAACTTCGTGCGGCCCGCTCCGCCACCGACTAGCAATTCGGCTCGGCGATACCCAAAACCCACCgatcgcgcgccgccgccgccgccgccaccgccgccgcgcctacCCGTGCCGGTCCAACTCGCTGCGCACCCCGCGTCCCCACCTCCCATCATTGTGTCACCCTTATCCTTGCTCGTGCTCAGCGTCTTCCACTGGCGCGATGGctgccccgcgcgccgccgcggcgtcggcgaagCAGGTGACGAGGCGGAACTtcgcggagtccgtgcgggagctGGGGGCCCACCTGGAATCTTGCGACTACGTGACCGTGGCGGCGCAGAAGACGGGCGCCCCCACGGGGTGGCGCCGCGCGCTGCCGGTGGACACCGCGGAGACGGTGTACCTCAAGGCAAAGCTCGCCGCGGAGTCCTTCCAGCCGCTACAGATCGCCGTCTGCCCCTTCCGGCTGCGCGACTCCTCCCCCTCTACCCTCGTCGCTTACCCGTAAGCAGCTCTTTCATACACATGGAAATGGAGCATCAATTGGGATTTCTGGCGTGGTATTCTGTCGAGCATGCTGTGCCCGCTGGAACAGACGGCTAGGTGATTTTGCTATTAGGTTGGGCAATGGGTGTAGCGTATCAGCCTAATATTTTGCAGGCTCAGCTTGAGGCGTTTCATCCAGCTTGAATGCTTGAGGCGTTTCGTCAAACACCGTGTGTGTATAAACGGAATCCTTCCGCCTTTAGGGAGTAGTATGAAATTTGAACTTTGTAACTCTGGTAGATAAATGGAAACTTACATCAACATTTTCTAAAGCTTAGTTGTTCTGTTACAGTAAGCAGTACAACATCCATGTTAGGTTCAACCAGAAATGGTATGTGAGAGCTAGCGTGATGGTTTCAATTCTGCATAAGGTCGCAGGCTGTCAAAAGACAGAACTTCAACTATATAATCAATAGTCAGAAGACAAGTAAATAGACGTGGCTACATCTGTATAGGGGGAGCATACTGAACAAAGTATTTCAGACAAACAACCTGATTCTAAGGTGAAATCACATAATGAAACTGCCCAGCTGGTATGATTTTAGGTAGGTTAAAAATTCCCCAGTTTCACAAGTACACTCGCATGCTTTGATAACAAACGAGCAACGATAAATTCTGTAGTCTGAATTGTGTTAGGTTAGTTCTGTGTGTTCATTAACATGATAATCTATAATTTAGCAGAAATATTTTGAGTAAGGCTCCACTAGGAACCAGGAGTATCGATCTAGAGCTTTGGCATATGTCTAACTCTCCTGTAAAGCAATAGCAGGGTCGGTTGGCACTTCATGTTTAGTTTGCTTGCCCAGTAGCCTTGCTTGACAAGAATGGGCAAGGGTGCAGGGCAAACCTTGCTAGGGAGCAGAGCCAATTTTGCTCTCCTCAAATGTAAAGAAATCCGTGCGCATACGGCACAAACTCAGAacaagcaaaggaaccaaacatgcTTGCGTGTCCTCTAACCTTGCTAGGCAATGCTAGGCAACAATTTCAGACATATCTGGCAATAAAATGAAGCATGTTCTGCTCGTAGAACCTCTTCTGGGTTTTATTTATTTCAGTTGTAAGAAAGTTCTGACGATAGTAACATACAAAGTGCGTTGGTTAAGTTACCCATTAAATAGTAGTTATTGCTCATTGCTCTAGTATGCATGGTAGTTGACACACTAAACTTTGCATTATTCACTATTTTCTATACAATCATCTTTTCCCTGTTTGCTAACAACAGATTCCAAGTTCCTTTTTGGTAAATGCTTATATAGCTTCATAGGGTTTGATGAATAGATAACCAATCCAGGTCTCTCTCAAACTTTAATATTGCTTTCCCATGTGTCTTTACTTCAGCctatccttttatttttatttattatgatGTGTTATCTGATGCTTTATTGCCTGTGGGTGCTTA
The genomic region above belongs to Setaria italica strain Yugu1 chromosome VI, Setaria_italica_v2.0, whole genome shotgun sequence and contains:
- the LOC101782198 gene encoding temperature-induced lipocalin-1, with product MAMRVVRDLDLERYAGRWYEIACFPSTFQPKTGTNTRATYTLNPDGTVKVLNETWTDGRRGHIEGTAWRADPASDEAKLKVRFYVPPFLPIIPVTGDYWVLHIDGDYQYALVGQPSRKYLWILCRQPHMDEAVYNELVERAKEEGYDVSKLRKTAHPDPPPESEESPRDGGMWWIKSIFGK